A single genomic interval of Planktothrix sp. FACHB-1365 harbors:
- a CDS encoding peptidylprolyl isomerase, which yields MVQLSKDLLDEEIIGFLKHHLEFKDVYQKILSQKVINQVAEERGIIVTAEEIQNQANQQRYAKRLEKAADTLAWLADQMITSDDWEAGIREHLLSEKLAESLFTKDVEKYFIQNRLNFEQVSLYQIIVPYERLAKELFYQIEEEEISFYHAAHLYDIEPGRRERCGYEGKLYRWELKADFAAIVFAATPGEILSPVKTDQGYHLILVEEFIQAELTLERTQEIIQKLFKDWLASELNYRLYNA from the coding sequence ATGGTGCAACTCTCCAAGGACTTACTTGATGAAGAAATTATTGGCTTCCTGAAACACCATCTGGAATTTAAGGACGTTTATCAGAAAATATTGTCTCAAAAAGTCATTAATCAAGTAGCTGAGGAAAGAGGTATTATTGTAACGGCTGAAGAAATTCAAAATCAAGCTAACCAACAACGTTATGCCAAACGCTTAGAAAAAGCGGCGGATACCTTAGCTTGGTTAGCTGACCAAATGATCACCTCCGATGACTGGGAAGCGGGAATTCGAGAACATCTTTTATCTGAAAAATTAGCAGAATCTTTATTTACTAAAGACGTTGAAAAATACTTTATTCAAAATCGCTTAAATTTTGAGCAAGTTTCCTTATATCAAATTATTGTTCCCTATGAACGCTTGGCTAAAGAGTTATTTTATCAGATAGAAGAAGAAGAAATTAGTTTCTATCATGCCGCCCATTTATATGATATTGAGCCCGGACGTCGTGAACGCTGCGGATATGAAGGTAAACTCTATCGTTGGGAATTAAAAGCGGATTTTGCCGCCATTGTATTTGCTGCAACCCCTGGAGAAATATTAAGTCCTGTCAAAACTGACCAAGGTTATCATTTAATTTTAGTTGAAGAGTTTATTCAAGCTGAACTGACCCTTGAACGAACTCAAGAGATTATTCAAAAATTGTTTAAAGATTGGTTAGCGAGTGAGTTAAATTATCGGCTTTATAATGCTTAA
- a CDS encoding 2Fe-2S iron-sulfur cluster-binding protein, whose product MSRSHRIEIHYRQTGERYYVNVPENRYILQSAENQGVDLPFSCRNGACTTCAVRVVSGQLHQSEALGLTPELQKQGYALLCVSYPRSDLVVETQDEDEVYELQFGRYFGKGKVKTGLPLDED is encoded by the coding sequence ATGTCCCGTTCCCACCGAATAGAAATTCATTATCGCCAGACGGGTGAACGCTATTACGTCAACGTTCCCGAAAATCGGTATATTCTGCAAAGCGCTGAAAATCAGGGGGTAGATTTGCCCTTTTCCTGTCGCAATGGCGCCTGTACCACCTGTGCGGTGCGGGTGGTTTCTGGCCAGTTGCACCAGTCGGAAGCCTTGGGACTCACCCCAGAGTTACAGAAACAGGGGTATGCGTTATTGTGCGTCAGTTATCCCCGTTCAGATTTAGTTGTGGAAACCCAAGACGAGGATGAAGTATATGAACTTCAATTCGGCCGCTACTTTGGTAAAGGCAAAGTTAAAACCGGATTACCTTTGGACGAAGATTAA
- a CDS encoding thermonuclease family protein: protein MNFNSAATLVKAKLKPDYLWTKINLLKLRTSEYQFNFLFLSFLNWESQGRLIDFRFPTKGYGGLLLGILLFLTSCSQPDLPKGIFTKVERVISGQTLEILDKTGKIPVLQQVRLAGITAPDLKQDPWGINAKQYLKQLCEGKKILLEADLNNKDRYGRISGYIWLNQTLVNEELVKSGSVLAEISSVYRSVTSNFQTQYRQRLNYAQEYARLMGNGIWNPEKPMRLTPTEFRQQQPQSNFNSPELLNIN, encoded by the coding sequence ATGAACTTCAATTCGGCCGCTACTTTGGTAAAGGCAAAGTTAAAACCGGATTACCTTTGGACGAAGATTAATTTACTCAAATTGAGAACATCTGAATATCAATTCAACTTCCTCTTCCTCAGCTTTTTGAACTGGGAAAGTCAAGGTAGGTTAATTGATTTCAGGTTTCCAACAAAAGGGTATGGTGGACTATTATTGGGAATTTTGCTGTTTTTAACCAGTTGTTCTCAACCTGACCTTCCTAAAGGAATCTTTACTAAAGTTGAACGAGTGATTAGTGGTCAAACCCTGGAAATTCTCGATAAAACGGGTAAAATTCCGGTATTGCAACAAGTTCGGTTAGCAGGAATTACTGCACCTGACTTGAAACAAGACCCTTGGGGGATTAATGCTAAACAATATTTAAAACAACTGTGTGAGGGTAAAAAAATTCTCTTAGAAGCAGATTTAAACAATAAAGATCGCTATGGTCGCATCTCCGGCTATATTTGGTTAAATCAAACCTTGGTGAATGAAGAATTAGTTAAAAGCGGATCTGTCTTAGCAGAAATTTCATCCGTTTATCGCTCTGTTACCTCAAATTTTCAGACTCAGTATCGTCAACGGTTGAACTATGCTCAAGAATATGCTCGACTCATGGGAAATGGCATTTGGAACCCAGAAAAACCCATGCGTTTAACTCCAACTGAATTTCGACAACAACAACCGCAGAGTAATT